Below is a genomic region from Mesorhizobium sp. NZP2298.
GTCATGCTGCCGATCCTGAAGGCAGCCGACGTGACGCTGTGCGGCGGCTGGTTTTCCGGAACGCTGGTCGATGAGGAGATGGGCAAGAACAAGGACCGCATCCAGCCGATGATCGACCTGTTCAAGGCGGTCAATGCGCCTTGCATCGTCTATGGCGAGGTCGGCCGCTCGATCCAGGGCGACCGTTCGAAGCCGCTCGCCACCAAGCCGAAACTCACCAGTGACGAAATGAAGGCCTATGGAAGGCGCCTGACCGAATTCGGCGAATGGTGCGCCGAGCAAGGCATGCCGCTTTCCTATCACCACCACATGGCGGCGGTGGTCGAGACCGAGCCGGAACTCGATGCCTTCATGCGCCATTCCGGCGAAGGCATTCCGCTGTTGCTGGATGCGGGACATCTGGCCTTTGCCGGCGGCGACGTGCTGCGCGCCATCGACAACCACCACAAGCGCATCAGCCATGTCCATGTGAAGGATGTGCGCATGGACGTGATCGACAAGCTCGACCGCACGAAACAGTCCTTCCTAGACGCCGTGGCGCTCGGCGCCTTCACCGTGCCGGGCGATGGCTCGCTCGATTTCGGCGCCATCGTGCAGCGCTTCGCCGACCATGGCTATGAGGGCTGGTTCGTGGTCGAGGCCGAGCAGGACCCGAAGAAGAACCCGCCGCTCAAGATGGCGCAGGTCGGCCACAAGGAGCTGATGCGGGTGATGACGGCCGCCGGCTACACGGTGGAGACCCAGGGTTTTCCGAATGCCTGACGCGATGGGTTCACGGCGAGCCAGGTTGCTGTAGATTGGCCCGATGAAAGATTCCGAGCACCCCTTCTTCCGGCCCTTGTGGCGGCGTGTTGCCGTCGTCGCGGTCTGCGTCATCTGGTCGATCATCGAGTTCGCCACCGGCACGCCGTTCTGGGGCGTCCTCGCGCTCGGCTTCGCCGGCTATGGCGTCTGGCAGTTTTTTTATCTGTACAAGCCGGCCGAGGAGAACAAGGCGACGGCCGAGCCCGAACCGAAGGAGTAAGGCATGTCGAAGCTGCTCGTGAAGGCGGACAAGGGCCATGGCCGCATCGCCCATGTGACGCCGAAAAGCGCTGGCTGGACCTATGTCGGCTTCGACCTGCATCGGATGAAACCAGGCAAAAGCGCCTCGGGAAAGACGGACGATCGCGAGGTCTGCCTGGTGTTCGTCACCGGCAAGGGTGCCGCGAAAGCCGGCGGCAAGGATCTTGGCCTGCTCGGGGAACGCATGTCACCCTTCGAAGGCAAGCCGTGGTCGGTCTATATTCCCGAGGGATCGGACTGGTCGGTAACGGCCGATACCGAATTGGAACTCGCGGTGTGCTCGGCGCCCGGCCTTGGTGGCGGCCTGCCGGTTCGGGTGATCGGGCCGGACGATCTCGGCCAGGAGGTGCGCGGCAAGGGCACCAACACGCGTTACGTCACCAACATCCTGCCGGAAGGCAAGCCGGCGGACTCGCTGCTGGTGGTCGAGGTCATCACGCCCGGCGGCCATACGTCGAGCTACCCGCCGCACAAGCACGACCAGGACAATCTGCCTGATGAATCCTATCTCGAGGAAACCTACTATCACCGCCTCAACCCGCCACAGGGCTTTGCCTTCCAGCGCGTCTACACCGACGCCGACAAGAACGGCCATCGCGCGCTGGACGAAGCCATGGCGATCGAGGATGGCGATGTCGTGCTGGTGCCCAAGGGTTATCACCCCTGCGCCGCCTGCCATGGCTACGATCTCTACTATCTCAACGTCATGGCCGGGCCGAAGCGGACGTGGAAATTCCACAATGCCCCGGAGCACGAATGGTTGATGAAGACCTGATCGTTGCGGTGGCGCCGGCTGAAGTTGTTGGTCCAGCTTGAAAAAATCGTCGGCTAAGGACCGCCTGGCTCGATTTGCCTTCGAAAACCCTTCAAAGCTTCGTCAATCCGTCATGGAAATCACCTATGGCAACGGATCTGACGAGGACTTCCCATGCGTTATGCCATCTATTTCACTCCCCGGCAGGACGAACCGCTGGCGCGGATTGCCGCCAATTGGCTGGGCCGCGACCCGTTCGGCGCGGCGACAAGGCCGGTTGAGGCCGTGGCTGATCTGGCGGCGGCGGAAGTTGCCTTCCACACCGCTTCGGCCCGCCGCTATGGCTTCCACGCGACGCTGAAAGCGCCCTTCCGCCTTGCGGCCAACGAGAGCGAGACCTCGCTGCGCGCGGGGCTCGACCATTTTGCCGAGGCGACGCCGGTGGTGACGATACCGCGGCTCGTCGTCAGTCAGATCGACAGCTTCTTCGCGCTGGTTCCTGAGGGACCGTTGCCTTCGCTCAACCGCTTCGCCGACGAGGTCGTGCGCGACTTCGACCGCTTTCGCGCGCCACTGACCGAGGCCGAGATCGAGCGGCGCAGCCCCGATTCGCTGAAGCCGACCGAGTTCCGCAATCTCTGCCAGTGGGGCTACCCCTATGTCTTCGAGACCTTTCGCTTCCACATGACGCTGTCGGGTCGGGTCGGGCCACAGGAAAGCCCCCGTCTTCGCCTAGCAATCGACAGCCTGTTCGCCGAAGTGCTGCAACAACCTGTGCTGGTGGACGCGCTGACGCTGTTTGTCGAAACCGAACCCGGGGCGCCGTTCATGGTGCTTTCCCAGCACGCACTGGGACGCCGACCGGCCAGAAAAATCGCCTGAACAATTCCGGCCCCAGATGATCAAGGACTGCCCAAAATGACCGCCGAGACCGTTCTTTCCAACGCCCGTATCGTGCTTGCCGACGAGATCGTCGAGGGGTCGCTGGTGCTGCGCGACGGCTT
It encodes:
- the iolE gene encoding myo-inosose-2 dehydratase, producing MKAKLGMSPIAWWNDDLAELSDDVSLEECLRQSRSAGFTGMEMGRRFPNDPAVMLPILKAADVTLCGGWFSGTLVDEEMGKNKDRIQPMIDLFKAVNAPCIVYGEVGRSIQGDRSKPLATKPKLTSDEMKAYGRRLTEFGEWCAEQGMPLSYHHHMAAVVETEPELDAFMRHSGEGIPLLLDAGHLAFAGGDVLRAIDNHHKRISHVHVKDVRMDVIDKLDRTKQSFLDAVALGAFTVPGDGSLDFGAIVQRFADHGYEGWFVVEAEQDPKKNPPLKMAQVGHKELMRVMTAAGYTVETQGFPNA
- a CDS encoding DUF3329 domain-containing protein, whose product is MKDSEHPFFRPLWRRVAVVAVCVIWSIIEFATGTPFWGVLALGFAGYGVWQFFYLYKPAEENKATAEPEPKE
- the iolB gene encoding 5-deoxy-glucuronate isomerase; its protein translation is MSKLLVKADKGHGRIAHVTPKSAGWTYVGFDLHRMKPGKSASGKTDDREVCLVFVTGKGAAKAGGKDLGLLGERMSPFEGKPWSVYIPEGSDWSVTADTELELAVCSAPGLGGGLPVRVIGPDDLGQEVRGKGTNTRYVTNILPEGKPADSLLVVEVITPGGHTSSYPPHKHDQDNLPDESYLEETYYHRLNPPQGFAFQRVYTDADKNGHRALDEAMAIEDGDVVLVPKGYHPCAACHGYDLYYLNVMAGPKRTWKFHNAPEHEWLMKT
- a CDS encoding DUF1045 domain-containing protein; amino-acid sequence: MRYAIYFTPRQDEPLARIAANWLGRDPFGAATRPVEAVADLAAAEVAFHTASARRYGFHATLKAPFRLAANESETSLRAGLDHFAEATPVVTIPRLVVSQIDSFFALVPEGPLPSLNRFADEVVRDFDRFRAPLTEAEIERRSPDSLKPTEFRNLCQWGYPYVFETFRFHMTLSGRVGPQESPRLRLAIDSLFAEVLQQPVLVDALTLFVETEPGAPFMVLSQHALGRRPARKIA